A stretch of the Panicum virgatum strain AP13 chromosome 9N, P.virgatum_v5, whole genome shotgun sequence genome encodes the following:
- the LOC120690491 gene encoding zinc finger protein 4-like, whose product MNSKEMCQEPCDELSEISSQAASNTAASNSSGRVSLDLSLTVAAAAAAESSTTDNSNGNSGGGGAEADAAAAVAAHEPSRVFTCNYCQRKFFSSQALGGHQNAHRRERTLARRALRLDAAAPYGYYADVASLPLYGSALYPIGIQAHASPAARPRPEQQQQRGLLSPMPFFVGDDEVSFGWPGSFRPTAAAAPAGGAALNSAGAGVVLAGEEPDLTLRL is encoded by the coding sequence ATGAATAGCAAGGAGATGTGCCAAGAACCGTGCGACGAGCTGTCTGAGATCAGCAGCCAGGCGGCGTCCAACACCGCGGCGTCCAACTCCTCCGGCCGGGTCAGCCTCGACCTCTcgctcaccgtcgccgccgctgcagccgccgaGTCGAGCACCACCGACAACAGCAACGgcaacagcggcggcggaggcgccgaggCGGACGCAGCTGCGGCCGTGGCTGCCCACGAGCCCTCGCGCGTGTTCACGTGCAACTACTGCCAGCGCAAGTTCTTCAGCTCGCAGGCGCTGGGCGGGCACCAGAACGCGCACCGGCGGGAGCGCACGCTGGCCCGGCGCGCGCTGCGGCTCGACGCGGCCGCCCCCTACGGCTACTACGCCGATGTGGCGTCCCTGCCGCTGTACGGCTCCGCCCTGTACCCCATCGGCATCCAGGcgcacgcgtcgccggcggcgcgcccgcgcccggagcagcagcagcagcgggggcTGCTGAGCCCGATGCCGTTCTTCGTGGGCGACGACGAGGTGAGCTTCGGCTGGCCCGGCAGCTTcaggccgaccgcggccgccgcgccggcgggtGGCGCGGCCCTCAactcggccggcgccggcgtcgtgcTTGCTGGCGAGGAGCCCGACCTCACGCTCAGGCTCTGA
- the LOC120690492 gene encoding protein TITANIA-like codes for MFGDADGSKDASAAAPGSSAPEPPFPNRELTLSSYLCDKPPLASAAAAGPSSPPNPAAAAALAAEDAAASAKLCVERDFLHLSAPKRGDPPGDDSSVVGGKKPRLDSLQLSLSLSNDAPAPPPSSQPPPSQLASLLPSDGDLRGGSAATAAAAAAVPAAPPPRRTYSANTGRTRSINSDDMSYSYSVFSHNPSCSLTHNSTDIYAAGEGTNGSVHSRFNFRPMGDGSVAFATAPLKEGTSSFPTELPARLVASAAALSAGGSFDGSRGGMHSSRPDRILREIVSDSVATMAQVLQDFPSETLEVLRETVRNMIDAPERRDELSSLQRKLERRSDLTAETLGRANKTQLEILVAIKTGMAMFVTGKGRVSSSELVEMFLLTRCRNLNCKSALPVDDCECKICSTKKGFCNACMCPVCQKFDCAANTCSWVGCDVCSHWCHAACALERNLIRPGPTLKGAMGITEMQFQCLGCNHASEMFGFVKEVFNCCAENWSPETQMKELDFVRKIFAASEDFEGKGLHAKAEEVLSMLAKKLITPSEATSSMLQFFKYGVTDYSVTGSKSKGILAAQTSKSTDMLHLQSPTITPPKSSFNFKPSTSILDTQIEALKASPKALPIETHFSSASKDDDSSSLETIVKCKEAEAKLFQKLADDARKEVDSYRHIVRTKTQKLEEEYATKLAKLGFQEIEEKRRKKLEELKTLENSHYDYHKMKLRMQTEIQGLLERMETTKKMWV; via the exons ATGTTCGGCGACGCCGACGGATCCAAGGACGCCAGCGCCGCGGCGCCCGGCTCCAGCGCGCCCGAGCCGCCCTTCCCCAACCGCGAGCTCACGCTCAGCAGCTACCTCTGCGacaagccgccgctcgcgtcggcggccgcggcggggccgtcctcgccgccgaaccccgcggccgccgcggccctggCGGCCGAGgatgccgccgccagcgccaagCTCTGCGTCGAGAGGGACTTCCTCCACCTCTCCGCGCCCAAGCGCGGGGATCCGCCCGGCGACGACTCCTCCGTGGTCGGGGGTAAGAAGCCCCGCCTCGACTCGCTCCAGCTCtcgctctccctctccaacgacgcgcccgcgccgccgccgtcctcccagCCCCCGCCCTCGCAGCTCGCGTCCCTGCTCCCGTCCGATGGCGATCTGCGGGGCGGAAGTGCCgcgacagccgccgccgccgccgcggtgcctgccgcgccgccccccaggcggacctacagcgCTAACACGGGGCGCACCCGGAGCATCAACTCCGACGACATGTCCTACTCCTACTCGGTGTTCTCGCACAACCCGAGCTGCTCCCTCACGCACAACTCCACCGACATCTACGCCGCCGGGGAGGGCACCAACGGCTCCGTCCACAGCCGCTTCAACTTCCGCCCCATGGGGGACGGGAGCGTCGCCTTCGCCACGGCGCCGCTCAAGGAGGGCACGTCCTCCTTCCCCACCGAGCTCCCCGCGAGGCTGGTAGCGTCAGCAGCCGCGCTCAGCGCGGGCGGCAGCTTCGACGGCAGCCGTGGCGGGATGCACTCCTCGCGGCCTGATAGGATCCTGCGGGAGATCGTGTCCGACTCTGTGGCTACCATGGCGCAGGTGCTGCAGGATTTCCCGAGCGAAACGCTAGAGGTGCTGCGGGAGACAGTGCGGAACATGATTGATGCTCCAGAGAGGAGGGATGAACTGTCAAGCCTCCAGCGGAAGCTGGAGCGTCGATCAGACCTGACAGCCGAGACTTTGGGACGGGCTAACAAGACACAGCTGGAGATCCTGGTGGCCATTAAGACTGGCATGGCCATGTTTGTAACCGGTAAGGGACGTGTATCTAGCAGCGAGCTTGTGGAAATGTTCCTATTGACACGATGCCGCAACCTGAACTGCAAGAGTGCGCTCCCTGTGGATGACTGTGAGTGCAAGATTTGCTCCACCAAGAAAGGGTTCTGCAATGCCTGTATGTGCCCGGTGTGCCAGAAGTTTGATTGTGCTGCAAATACTTGCAGCTGGGTTGGGTGCGATGTCTGCTCCCATTGGTGCCATGCTGCATGTGCCCTGGAGAGGAACTTGATCAGGCCTGGGCCGACATTGAAGGGAGCTATGGGTATAACTGAGATGCAGTTCCAGTGCCTCGGGTGCAACCATGCTTCTGAGATGTTTGGGTTTGTTAAGGAGGTGTTCAATTGCTGCGCTGAGAACTGGAGTCCTGAGACTCAGATGAAAGAGCTGGACTTTGTTAGGAAGATATTTGCAGCTAGTGAGGATTTTGAGGGGAAGGGGCTCCATGCCAAGGCAGAAGAGGTCCTCAGCATGCTCGCAAAGAAACTTATTACCCCTTCTGAAGCCACAAGCAGCATGCTACAATTCTTTAAAT ATGGAGTTACGGACTACTCTGTTACTGGTAGCAAATCGAAAGGAATACTGGCGGCTCAGACAAGTAAATCCACAGATATGCTTCATCTCCAAAGCCCAACCATCACCCCACCAAAATCATCCTTCAACTTCAAGCCCAGCACCTCCATTCTCGATACACAGATCGAAGCACTTAAGGCCAGCCCAAAGGCACTCCCTATTGAGACCCATTTCAGTTCTGCCTCAAAGGACGATGATTCCTCCAGCCTGGAGACCATCGTGAAGTGCAAGGAGGCTGAGGCAAAACTCTTTCAGAAACTTGCTGATGATGCCAGGAAGGAAGTGGACAGCTACCGCCACATCGTGCGCACCAAGACCCagaagctggaggaggagtaTGCCACGAAGCTGGCGAAGCTGGGCTTCCAAGAGATAGAGGAGAAGCGGCGGAAGAAGCTCGAAGAGCTCAAGACGCTTGAGAACTCGCACTACGACTACCACAAGATGAAGCTACGGATGCAGACCGAAATCCAGGGCCTGCTCGAGCGGATGGAAACTACAAAGAAGATGTGGGTATAG